The Ignavibacteria bacterium genome contains the following window.
TTCTCATCTCGATTAGCTTCCAGAGCTGTTCTGTCTTTAAACAGATTACAAACATTTCAAGATTAAAATTCAAATTATACAATGTCAGCGATTTTACAATCAATGGGATTAACATTAGTAATAAATCATCATTGAAAGATTTTAATGTTTTTGATTCTGCTCAATTGCTTAATTCAATTGCCAAAGGAAGCCTGCCCGTTAAATTCAATCTTAACATTGAAGCAATGAATCCAAATGATGGCGGTGGATATCCAAGACAAGATCTTGATATTGTTGATTTCAAATGGCGACTTATCATTGATGATGTTGAGACTCTAAGTGGAAATATTGCAAGACCAATTTCAGTTCCCGGAACTGGTGAAACAACAATTTTCCCAATAACTGTTGAGCTTGATCTTTACAAGTTTTTCAGCCAGAGAGGTTTTGAAAACATACTTAATCTTGCTTTAGCCATTGGAGGGAAAAATCCAAATCTTTCTCGTATAACCCTCAAAGCCCAACCAACAATTCAGACTCCTTTTGGAAAAATTAAATATCCCGAAGAGATTGATATTATTGACAGAGAGTTTAGATAATTTCATTTTGACAATTATATAAATTTTTCTTCGAGGATAAGCTACTTCAAATTATTAGCATATATTTCTTTTGGAAAAGTTCAAAGTATTCCATTTCCCACTATCAGAATGACAATTCCGCTGTCAGGCTGAGTTCATCGAATTATGACAGCGAGTGAATACAAAATTTTAAAAGTATCGTCATCCTTCGTCAGGGCTCAAGATGACAATTCTTTGTCAGGCTGAGCCCGTCGAAGCCTGACAGCAATAAAACTTGAAACATTCTTTTGGATCATCCTTCGACAAGCTCAGGATGACCTAAAATTTCCACTGTCATACTGAGTTTATTGAACTATGAGAGCAAAAAACAATAATATCACACCCCTACCAAAAGCTCATGGTGACATTCCCTTTTACAGACAAAAAGTGAATGTCTGCTGTAAAATTAAATTAATTGAAGCCTGATAACATTTATAGAAAATGCATTTCAAAAAAAGTTACAGTTTAACAAAATCAACCACCGATATTGACAATTTCTTTTATATTTTATATAATCAATTAGGAATTGGAAAAATTAAATGAAACAAATTAACTCAAAAAAATTTTTTCTTATTCCATTTCTCCCCCCCCCACACACACACACTCATACAAATCACTAATTTATTATTACAACACAAACAATCTAAAAAATTTCTTGAGGGATGTTTATGCTTAAAATTATTAAACACATAAATCTGGTTTTGTTTATTACATTCTTTTTCTTTACTACACTCACCTGCAAAAAATCTTCACCTGTTAATCCAGATGAAAATAATAAAATCATTTTCACATTTGAAGATGCCAGCTGCACAGAAGCCTGGTTTAATTTGAAAATTAATGATTTACAATTCCCTGTAAGAGTTGATTTGTATAAAGATAATTTTCTTAATAAGAGCTTAAATGTTTTTGGATCAACCGATACAACTTTTTACATAGAAGATTTACTCCCCAAGAAAAAATATGAAGTATATGTAAAAGTAAAATCAAATAATGGTGAAGAGCTTACAAGTGAAAGAATAAATTTTGAGACAATGGACACCACAAGCCACAACTTTAGCTGGCAGAGCTGGGAGTTTGGAACGATAGGCAGCAGCACATTATATGATGTGGCTATAATAGATGAGAATGATATCTGGGCAGTGGGAGAGATAAACATAGCCGATACGAGCATAAACGGTTACACAACCTACAACGCAGTCCACTGGGATGGAACGAAATGGGAGTTGAAGAGGATATATACGTATAGCAAATGCAGTTCAATTGATTATGCTCCTTTGAGATCAATTTATGCTTTTGCATCAAATAAAATTGTTGTTACATCAGGTGGAGGAATGTGGTGGTTTGATGGAAATAGATGGATTGCTGAATGTAGCATAAATCCTTTGCTCACTGGTGCCATCAACAAGCTCTGGGGCAGCTCGAGTGAGGATTTATATGCGGTAGGCAACAATGGCAACATAGTGCACTGGGATGGAGTGAGGTGGACAAGGATAGAAAGTGGGACAGATTTGCAGTTTCTTGATATTTATGGTGCAAGTTGCCCTAAGACAGGTGAGTTGACAATACTTGCTGTTTGTACACGTAATAATCCGTTAGGAAAAGGTATTTATAAGATAGCTGGAAATACATCTACTGAAATTTCTTACTATCCGATTCAATGGGAATTATGGAGTGTATGGTTTGTTCCAAATAGACATTACTATGTTGTTGGATCTGGTATTTATGAGAAGATAACTCTTTCGGACAGTTTTTGGAAAAATGGTCCATTAGATATAACACATTATGCAACAACTTGCATTAGAGGAAATGGATTGAATGATGTGTTCATTGTGGGAGCTTTCGGAGAATTATTACATTTCAACGGATTCAGGTGGAAAAGTTTTATTGATCAATTGGGATGGTTTAATGGTAGCTACACATCAGTAGCAGTAAATGATAATTTGGTTTGTGTTGTTGGTGGTAATATGCAAAAAGCAAAAGTATTGATAGGTAAAAAATTTAATTAACAAAAAGAGCATAAAAATGCAAAGGGGTCCACCTAAAAATAAGAACAGTGATGCATTTAATATCACTGTTCGTTATTTCCCTCTGTTATACGGAGAAAAAAGCAAACACAGCTATACTGAATAACCACCTATTCAGGTGATTTATTCTTTTTGTTTGCATAACAAAAATAAAATTAATTTTTGATAAAATTAAATGAGATTAAAAATGAAGAGTTATTATTCAAAACTATCCTTTATGACTATTATTATTCTGATGCTATCATCATTAACTTATAGCCAAATAATACGGTGCGGTGTTCAGGACTTGACACCGAATGAAGTCCAGCAATTAAGGGATGCGTTTAATCAATGGATTGGAGCCGGTAACCGAGTAACTGAAGGAACAATAACGACAATACCCATTGCATTTCACATAATTAGATACGATAATGGTACAGCGGATGTTACTGATCAGCAGATAATGGATCAAATTGCAGTTTTAAATTCCAGTTTTGCAAATACAAATTTCAGATTTTCACTGCATAGTATTGAGAGAGTAAATAATACTTCATGGACTACTCATACCAAGGGCTCTCAACAAGAAATTGATATGAAGAACACCCTTGCTGTTGACCCTGCACATATTTTGAATTTCTATACTTGTGCAGCTCCCAAAGATGAATATGGTAACATATTGTTAGGATATGCAACATTCCCTTGGAGTTATCCAGAGGATAGTTATATGAATGGGGTAGTTGTATTATTTAGTAGTCTGCCTGGAGGATCAGCAATAAATTATAATGAAGGTGATACAGGTACACACGAAGTTGGACATTTTGTTGGGCTTTTTCATACTTTCCAAAATGGTTGTAATGAACCTGGGGATGATGTAGATGATACGCCGTATGAAGTTGGACCAGCATTTGAATGTCCGGTTGGTAGAAATACTTGTCCGCAGCCTGGAGAAGATCCAATCCATAATTTTATGGATTATACTTATGACAATTGTATGGATCATTTTACCTCGGGGCAATCATTAAGAATGAACCAAATGATGTCTCAGTATCGCCCATCCATGCTATCAGTAAATGTACTTGTAACAGTTGATCAAAGAAACAGCAGTAATCAACAAATTGGCATTTTAAAGAAATGGGAAGATAACCATTGGGGCAATACTTTCAATCCGGGCACCCAATTTAATTTCCCAGCTAACTCACAGCAAACTATACTGGGCGATCAGTCAATAATATCTAATCAAAAGTATAATAGATGGGAAAGAAATTTTGAAATTGAAACGGATGTGAATAATCACCATTCATTTACAATTCAACAAAATGATTTTAATTATACATCCAGATTTAATCCAACTTATTCAGGTTTAACAATCAAAAACGACTTTCCGGAAGTAGCTGGATTAAACCCTGCAAATGATATTATTCACTTCAAAGACCCGTGGTTGATTGATTATCCCGATCCGCTATACGGAAATACTTTGCGTAACCGTGGAATGGATGCACCATTCAAACAAAGACCCTCGCCCTTCTATCCCGATTACACAACAAGCTACAACGGCGATGTTTACAAAGGCGTCTTCTTAAATCAAGATTATCATATGCCAGGACAACCCTACTACTCCTTAAAAGCAGATGCAGTTCAGGATATATACTTACAGCAAACGGGCAGGACACACAAATTTTATTTTCAGAACTGGAGTGCAACTCCGCAAGGTAGTGCAGATTTTCAAAATGCAAATGCACTTGAGACAGGAGTTGTGTTCAAACAAGACGGAGCTGTTGTAAGTGCAAATTATAAAGGAAGTTTATTGACTAATCAGGCAAATGCTCTTTCAAATACATCACAGAGGAAAGTAATAAGAACATCCAATGGACATTTGCATGTGTTTTATATAAGTATGGGTAAGTTGTGGTATGAGAAGAGTGTGAACGGAGTAACCTGGTATGCACCAAAAGTT
Protein-coding sequences here:
- a CDS encoding glucosyl transferase — translated: MLKIIKHINLVLFITFFFFTTLTCKKSSPVNPDENNKIIFTFEDASCTEAWFNLKINDLQFPVRVDLYKDNFLNKSLNVFGSTDTTFYIEDLLPKKKYEVYVKVKSNNGEELTSERINFETMDTTSHNFSWQSWEFGTIGSSTLYDVAIIDENDIWAVGEINIADTSINGYTTYNAVHWDGTKWELKRIYTYSKCSSIDYAPLRSIYAFASNKIVVTSGGGMWWFDGNRWIAECSINPLLTGAINKLWGSSSEDLYAVGNNGNIVHWDGVRWTRIESGTDLQFLDIYGASCPKTGELTILAVCTRNNPLGKGIYKIAGNTSTEISYYPIQWELWSVWFVPNRHYYVVGSGIYEKITLSDSFWKNGPLDITHYATTCIRGNGLNDVFIVGAFGELLHFNGFRWKSFIDQLGWFNGSYTSVAVNDNLVCVVGGNMQKAKVLIGKKFN